CTTGAAGCCGGTATTGCCCGGTCGGAAATAGAATTTCTCCTCATAACCGGGGCCGTCGGGAATGTGGCTCTTGCGATAGATGCCCGCAACCTTGCCGTCGGGATTGATCATCGCCAGGCTGTTGTAGTGATGCGGGCCGTCCGCCTCGAAGAAGCTGGTCGGGATCCAGATATTCAGGTCGGCGGCAAGCTTCTGCATCGCCAGCACGGATGGATGCTCTGCGGTCGGCCGCGCGGTCGCGAACAGGCCTTCGTCTTCGACCCGGCAGAAATAGGGCCCTTCGAACAGTTCGGGTGGTAGCACGACCTTAGCGCCCTTGCCGGCGGCTTCGCGGACAAGGTCGGCCACGTTGGCAATGTTGCGAGCGGTGTCCTCGCCAAAGGCAAGCTGGAGAGCGGCGACGGTGATCTTGGTCATGCAGGCACCTGCTGGCTGATGCAGTGGAAGCTTCCGCCGCCGGTCAGGACGTAGTCGGCGCGAAGGCCGACGACGCGGTGGTTCGGAAAGATTTCCTGGATCGCGGCAACAGCCGCGTCGTCGTTGGCCGCGCCATATTGCGGCACTACCACCGCGGCGTTGCCGATATAGAAATTCATGTAGCTCGCAGGAATAATCTCCCCATCGCGCTCGACCCGGCCGGGGGAGGGGATGGCGACGACGTCGAGGTCGGCGTCGAGCAGCACTTCGGCGGCGTCGGCATAAGCGTCGGCGTTAGGATCGTCGGCTTCAGCCTCGGGAATCGCCACGCGACCCGGCGACACGAAGCGAGCGAGGTTGTCGACATGGCCGTCTGTGTGGTCGTTGGCCACGCCGTCGCGAAGCCACACGACGCGGGTCGCGCCAAGGTCGCGCGCCAGCCGTTGCGCCACTTCGTCCTGGTCGAAGCCGGGATTGCGGTTAGGGTTTAGCAGGCATTGCTCGGTAGTCAGGAAGGTGCCGCTGCCATCGCCGTCGATGGCGCCGCCTTCCAGTACCCAGTCGGCCTTGGCGAACGGCAGGCCGGCCGCAGCGCTCAGACGCTCGCCGATGCTGTCGTCGCCAGGAAGGTCGTACTTGTCGCCCCAACCGTTGAAGCGAAAGCCTTGCGCCCTGCGATCCTCGCCGGTGCCGCAGACGATCGCGCCGGTGTCGCGCAGCCAGATGTCGCCGAATGGCTCGACGATCACCTCGGCAAAGGGCGCCAATTCGCGGGCGCGTGTCGCCGCGGTTTCGTCGGCGGCGACGAGCCACACCTGCTCCCCGGCGCCATCGGCATGAACCGCATCCGCGAACGCCGCGACCTCTTCCTGCGCCGGCGTCAAATCGTCTTCCCAAAGGTCAGGGTCGGACGGAAAGCCGATCCAAACGGCGGCATGCGGTGCCCATTCAGGCAGGGGAATGCTGGTCATCAGGCGCATCTAGCGACGCCAAACAAAAAGGGCGACCCCAAAGGGCCGCCCTCTTGCTGGTTCGGAGGAAGTCAGATCAGCGCGAATAGAATTCGACGACCAGGTTCGGCTCCATCTTCACCGGGTAGGGCACTTCGTCCAGCGTCGGAACGCGGCTGAAGGTTGCCTTGGCAGTGCCGTCGATGACGACGTAATCGGGGATGTCACGCTCGGCGAGGCTCTGCGCCTCGGCGACCAGTGCCATTTCCTGCGCCTTGGGGCCCAGTTCGATGACGTCGTTCAGGTCGACGCGGCGCGAGGCAATGTTGCACTTCACGCCGTTGACGCGGATGTGACCGTGGCTCACCAGCTGGCGAGCGGCCCAGATCGTCGGCGCGAACTTGGCGCGATAGACGATCATGTCGAGGCGACGCTCGAGAAGGCCGATCAGGTTCTGACTGGCGTCGCCCTTCATACGGCTTGCCTGCTGGAAGGTCTGCTTGAACTGCTTCTCGGTGACGTCGCCGTAATAGCCCTTCAGCTTCTGCTTGGCGCGCAGCTGGATGCCGAAGTCCGAAACCTTCGACTTGCGACGCTGACCGTGCTGGCCGGGACCATATTCGCGCTTGTTGACCGGGCTCTTCGGACGTCCGAAGACGTTCTCGCCCATGCGGCGGTCGAGTTTATACTTGGCGCTGGAACGCTTGCTCATGCTTATAATCCAATCTGCTCATTCGACATATCCCGGACCGCGCCACCGATCGAGGAGATCGGCAGGACCATCACTTCACCGGGGTGTGAGGTCGATTGCGAAGGGCGGCGCCTAGTCGAGCCCGCCTGAAAGGTCAAGCTCGAGGTCTATTGCGGACGCCCGCGGGAACGGGGGCTGACGAGGGTGCGGAGCATTCCCCGCATCGCCTTTACTTCGCGGCTCGACCAGCCGGGCTTGGTCAGGATTGTGCGAATGTTGGCACGGGTCGCAGCGGACCGCTCGATCGGAAAGAAGTAACCAGCTTCCGAAAGCGATTCACCCATCTGGCCGATCAGTCCCTCCAGTTCGGCCATTGTCGCCTCGGGTTCGCGATCCTTGGCGGTCGGCTGGGCCAACGTCGCGCTGCGCGACCATTCGTAGGCGAGCAGGATGACGGCCTGGGCGAGGTTGAGACTACCAAACTCCGGGTTGATCGGAACGGTCACGATCTTGGTGGCGAGACCGACGTCGTCGCTTTCCAGCCCGGAGCGTTCGGGCCCGAACAGAATCGCGGTCCGGCCGGCGCAGGCATTGATCTCGCTTGCCATTTCCTCGGGGCCGACAACCGGCATGACCAAGTCGCGGCGGCGAACTGTCGACGCAAATACCAGGCTGCAATCGGCGATAGCATCCTTCACCGTGTCGAAGATGACCGCTTGCTCGAGCACGCGGTCGGCGCCGCTCGCGGCGGGGCCGGCATCGGGATTCGGCCAACCGTCGCGCGGCGCCACGATCCGCATCTCGGTCAGCCCGAAGTTCATCATCGCGCGCGCCGCCTTGCCGATATTCTGGCCAAGCTGCGGTCGTACGAGGACGATCAGCGGCTTGCTCACAGCAGCTTGTCCTGACCCGGTGGCACGCCTTCTTTTTCGACCCGCTCGGCAATGTCGGCGAAGTCCCCGGGGTCGGTGAAGTCCTTGTAGATGCTCGCGAAGCGGATGTACGCCACGTGATCGAGCGTTTTGAGGCCCGCCATTACCGCCTCGCCGATCGCGGTCGAGGTGACCTCGTCGCCTCGCGTCTCCAGTTGACGCTGGACGCTGCTGGCGAGCCGCTCGATCTTGTCGGCGCCGAGATCGCGCTTGCGACAGGCGTGGCCGATCGCGCGCTCCAGTTTGGCGCGGTCGAACGGCTCGCGCTTATTGTCCTTCTTGACGACGGTGAGGTCGCGAAGCTGGACGCGTTCGAAGGTCGTGAAGCGCGCGCCGCAGCCGGCGCACTCGCGGCGGCGACGGATCGACGTATTGTCTTCCGACGGCCGGCTGTCTTTTACCTGGCTGTCGTCATGCGCGCAAAATGGGCACCGCATGCTAGCGCTTGATGCGCTGCCACAGCGCGATGCCCGCTCCGCCGATGACGCCAATCGGGATTGTCAGCACGGGGAGGAGGATCGCTGCCACCGCGCCGATGGCGGCGCCGGCAAGCACCGGCTTGGTCGAGGGATGCGACAGGCCTTCGCGACCCATGCCCTTCAATTCGTCGGTGGCTCGGCCGAGATAGTTCGGATCCTGGTCGTTGGGCTGGGTCATGGTTCGATCAATCCTGATAAATCGGGAACCGGGCGCACAAGGCGCGAACCCGGGCATTGACGTCGCGCTCGACGGCCTGATCGCCTTTGGCAACGCCGGCAAGCACATCGGCGACCATGTCACCGATGTCGGCGAACTCGGCCTCGCCGAAACCGCGGGTAGTGCCGGCAGGCGATCCTACGCGGATACCGCTGGTCTGCATCGGAGGGAGCGGGTCGAACGGGACGCCGTTCTTGTTGCAGGTAATGCCGGCACGCTCGAGCGCTTCGTCGGCGTCCTTGCCGGTGATGCCGAGCGGGCGGAGGTCGACCAGCGCAAGGTGCGTGTCGGTGCCGCCCGCGACGAGGTCCGCGCCGCGTTCCTTCAATCGGCCTGCCAGCGTCTGCGCGTTGCGGATCACCGCCTGCGCATAGGTCTTGAAGCCGGGTTCGAGCGCTTCGCCGAACGCGACCGCCTTGGCGGCGATGACGTGCATCAACGGGCCGCCCTGGAGGCCGGGGAAGACCGCCGAGTTGATCTTCTTGGCGATGGCCTCGTCATCGGTCAGCACCATGCCGCCGCGCGGGCCGCGAAGCGTCTTGTGCGTTGTGGTGGTGACGACGTGGGCATGACCGAAAGGCGTCGGATGCTCGCCCGCGGCGACGAGCCCCGCGAAGTGCGCCATGTCGACCATGAACGTCGCGCCAACCTCGTCCGCGATGGCGCGGAATCGAGCGAAGTCGATGTGGCGCGGGTAGGCCGATCCACCGGCGATGATCAGGGTCGGCCGATGCTCCTTGGCGAGCGCTTCGACCTGGTCGAAGTCGATCAGGTCATCGTCGCGACGGACACCGTACTGGATCGCGTTGAACCACTTCCCCGACATGGCGGGACGGGCGCCGTGGGTCAGGTGGCCGCCAGCGTCGAGGCTCATGCCCAGAATGGTGTCGCCCGGCTTGGTCAGTGCCAACATGACCGCGCCATTGGCCTGCGCGCCCGAGTGCGGTTGTACGTTGGCGAAGCCGCAGCCGAACAATTGCTTGGCGCGATCGATGGCAAGCTGCTCGACGAGGTCCGACGGGTGGCAACCCTGATAGTAGCGGCGACTTGGGTAGCCTTCGGCGTATTTGTTCGTGAAAACCGAACCCTGCGCTTCGAGCACCGCCTTCGAAACGATGTTCTCCGACGCAATCAGTTCGATCTGGTTCTGCTCGCGCTCCAGTTCCTCGCGGATCGCGGCGGCAACCTTGGCGTCGGCCGTGGCAAGGCTTTCGGTGAAGAAGCCGAGCGGCTGGACATCGGTAAGGGGACGGTCAGCGACGGTAGCCATCAAGTCGGTTCCTGTTCGGAGGGAGAGGCAAGCTGGTCGACGCGCCGCTGGTGGCGGCCGCCTATGAAGTCGGTGGAAAGGAAGGCATCGACGCACGCCTTGGCCATCTCCGGCCCAATCAGCCGGGCGCCTAGAGCGATGGCGTTGCAGTCATTGTGGAGCCGCGCGAGCGACGCGCTGACAGGCTCAGACACTTGCGCGCAGCGGCAGGCAGGATTGCGATTGGCGGCGATCGCGACGCCGATGCCCGATCCACAGACAGTAATTCCGCGCTCGGCGCGGCCATCGGCTAACGCTTCCGCCAGCAACGCGCCGAAGCGCGGGTAATCGACGCTTTCATGTCCGTTGGTGCCAAGATCGATCGGCTCATGCCCGGCATCGCGCACGTGGGCGACAAGGAGGTCTTTCAGATCGACCCCGGCATGGTCGGCGGTGAAGGCGATGCGCATGGCCAGCGTTTAGGGGATACGGTCGGGATTCGCTACCGTCGATTGGCGCTCGCGAGCGACATCGACGACTTGAACCACTTGCGGGCGGACTCACGACGATGCGGGCATCCGGGCCAGCAGCAGGGGCGCCGCTTCCCGGCAAGAATGTCGTCCTGAAGTCGGTCGAGACGCTGCGAGCGCGTCTCCTGCTTCTTCGCCGACGTCAGCCAGCAGATCCACTCGTTGCGCCCGAGCGCTGTCAGGTCAGCCCACTTCGCGTCCAGCGTCGCGTTGCCGTCGAGAACCCGTCGAAGCTCGGGAGGGGTTTCGTGGCGAAAGTCGGGGGATGGCGCGTCGATGGTTTCGCTTGCCCTCGAAATTCCGGTCAGGCGGCGCGGACTTCGCGCATCTCCAGCCGGTCCCAGATTTCGACGAGAGCTTCGGTCAGCTCGTCCATCATCGAATCGCTGTGGGTCGGTCCCGGGGTGAAGCGGAGCCGCTCGGTCCCGCGCGGGACAGTCGGGAAATTGATCGGCTGAACGTAGAGGCCGTATTCGGCGAGCAAAATGTCGCTGATCGACTTGGCCTTCATCGGGCAGCCCACGAGCAACGGCACGATGTGCGTCACGCTTTCGAGCAGCGGCAATCCGGCCTCGCGGAATTTGGCCTTGAGCGCGGCGGCGCCAGCCTGCTGAGCGGCGCGCTCCTCGGCCGAGGACTTGAGGTGACGGACGCTCGCCAGCG
Above is a genomic segment from Sphingomonas sp. LY29 containing:
- a CDS encoding YdeI/OmpD-associated family protein; amino-acid sequence: MGPAGDARSPRRLTGISRASETIDAPSPDFRHETPPELRRVLDGNATLDAKWADLTALGRNEWICWLTSAKKQETRSQRLDRLQDDILAGKRRPCCWPGCPHRRESARKWFKSSMSLASANRR
- the nrdR gene encoding transcriptional regulator NrdR, which translates into the protein MRCPFCAHDDSQVKDSRPSEDNTSIRRRRECAGCGARFTTFERVQLRDLTVVKKDNKREPFDRAKLERAIGHACRKRDLGADKIERLASSVQRQLETRGDEVTSTAIGEAVMAGLKTLDHVAYIRFASIYKDFTDPGDFADIAERVEKEGVPPGQDKLL
- a CDS encoding RNA methyltransferase — encoded protein: MSKPLIVLVRPQLGQNIGKAARAMMNFGLTEMRIVAPRDGWPNPDAGPAASGADRVLEQAVIFDTVKDAIADCSLVFASTVRRRDLVMPVVGPEEMASEINACAGRTAILFGPERSGLESDDVGLATKIVTVPINPEFGSLNLAQAVILLAYEWSRSATLAQPTAKDREPEATMAELEGLIGQMGESLSEAGYFFPIERSAATRANIRTILTKPGWSSREVKAMRGMLRTLVSPRSRGRPQ
- the rpsD gene encoding 30S ribosomal protein S4, with the protein product MSKRSSAKYKLDRRMGENVFGRPKSPVNKREYGPGQHGQRRKSKVSDFGIQLRAKQKLKGYYGDVTEKQFKQTFQQASRMKGDASQNLIGLLERRLDMIVYRAKFAPTIWAARQLVSHGHIRVNGVKCNIASRRVDLNDVIELGPKAQEMALVAEAQSLAERDIPDYVVIDGTAKATFSRVPTLDEVPYPVKMEPNLVVEFYSR
- the rpiB gene encoding ribose 5-phosphate isomerase B; translated protein: MRIAFTADHAGVDLKDLLVAHVRDAGHEPIDLGTNGHESVDYPRFGALLAEALADGRAERGITVCGSGIGVAIAANRNPACRCAQVSEPVSASLARLHNDCNAIALGARLIGPEMAKACVDAFLSTDFIGGRHQRRVDQLASPSEQEPT
- the glyA gene encoding serine hydroxymethyltransferase, with translation MATVADRPLTDVQPLGFFTESLATADAKVAAAIREELEREQNQIELIASENIVSKAVLEAQGSVFTNKYAEGYPSRRYYQGCHPSDLVEQLAIDRAKQLFGCGFANVQPHSGAQANGAVMLALTKPGDTILGMSLDAGGHLTHGARPAMSGKWFNAIQYGVRRDDDLIDFDQVEALAKEHRPTLIIAGGSAYPRHIDFARFRAIADEVGATFMVDMAHFAGLVAAGEHPTPFGHAHVVTTTTHKTLRGPRGGMVLTDDEAIAKKINSAVFPGLQGGPLMHVIAAKAVAFGEALEPGFKTYAQAVIRNAQTLAGRLKERGADLVAGGTDTHLALVDLRPLGITGKDADEALERAGITCNKNGVPFDPLPPMQTSGIRVGSPAGTTRGFGEAEFADIGDMVADVLAGVAKGDQAVERDVNARVRALCARFPIYQD
- a CDS encoding agmatine deiminase family protein, with translation MTSIPLPEWAPHAAVWIGFPSDPDLWEDDLTPAQEEVAAFADAVHADGAGEQVWLVAADETAATRARELAPFAEVIVEPFGDIWLRDTGAIVCGTGEDRRAQGFRFNGWGDKYDLPGDDSIGERLSAAAGLPFAKADWVLEGGAIDGDGSGTFLTTEQCLLNPNRNPGFDQDEVAQRLARDLGATRVVWLRDGVANDHTDGHVDNLARFVSPGRVAIPEAEADDPNADAYADAAEVLLDADLDVVAIPSPGRVERDGEIIPASYMNFYIGNAAVVVPQYGAANDDAAVAAIQEIFPNHRVVGLRADYVLTGGGSFHCISQQVPA